The following is a genomic window from Microtus pennsylvanicus isolate mMicPen1 chromosome 3, mMicPen1.hap1, whole genome shotgun sequence.
ATTTCCCCACCATCGCCAACTGCCCCAGAGACCACTGCCAGTTACCCCTCGGAGGATACTTGCACTTGACGCGGACTTTCTTTCCTAGACGGTCGTTACAAACCACCTCAATCATTGTGGCTGGACCTACGCCgggtagagagagaggagggaaggcagcagaaacaggaCTTTGCGCGTCGCCCAGACACCCAAGGAACTTTCCCGAGTTAAGTTCTTTGGTCACGCTACCCCGAACACCGGACACAAATCCGCCGCCGCCCTGGTCCAAGATCTCAATGGCGCGGACGCTAGTCAGTCGCGTCTTCTGCCCCTTAACTCCCGCAGGCCCAGCCCCGCACCCCCTGGTTTCGCCTCCCGCATCCCTTAACCTCCCGAGTCCCTGCCGCTTCCCGTGATCCCGGGCCTCTCGGTTTAGCTCGCTCACCTCTAAACCCCTCGAACTTATCGACGACACAACTCCTACCTCGAACGCCGAGCTCTGACCCGATTTAAGGCAAGCAACAGGAAGCGGAAGTGCTATAACGGAAACACTCGCCCTCAGTTGCTTCCAGGTTCCGGGCGATTCTGTGGCGCAGTTTTGGTGAGCCGAGGCTGGGTAAAAAGGCTGAGATTAAATGACGATCCTAGTGGATTTACAGCCGACGTTGAAAGCGATGTTGGAGATCCCTTCGTTGTGGAGGAGGCCCAGAGGATCCTCAGAGGCGGGGTGCTCTGCCATCCCCAAGCCAAATAAACCTACCGAAGAATCCCGGCTGCGGAGGGGCGGAACTGGAGTCATGCAGGTCCCGTGGCTTTCGGGCTCTCTGCTTTCATTCAAAGCTCGGTCTCGGACCCTGGACCTGCCTTTCCCCTCTGACCGGAGTAACTGTTTCCGAGACCCGAGTGGTGCAGACCGCAGTTGATGAAAGTCAAGCCGGAAAGCCATGTTGCACACCACACCGTCCGTCCGTGTCTTGCCTGCGAAGATGCTGGAAAcagcttaccagaaaagatctgctttttttttctttttaaaaaatcttcaagGGTCCCCTTGTTCCAGATTACAGAACCGCGATAGGTGATGGGAGAGGAATCCCATACTACATTCAACCAGTTATCACCTCTACTGATTCTACTGAAGGATTCCTTTAAGAGCAGACAGGACTCTCAGTAAGGTAAGCACATAttgactcatttttttaaaattagcttaattttttttgagatagggtatcggtgtatagaccaagctgacttcGAAATTGTGATACTCATGTCCAGCCTCGAAAGTTGCTGGTATTGTAGAGGCCTGTatgttagaagccagcctggtctatatagcgagttccaggatagagcTTTGcagagagactgtttcaaaagaaaaaggggctggagagatggctcagaggttaagcgcactttttaaaaaagaaaaagaaaaaaatctaccagGGCCTTGTGCTTAGCTAATACCACTTATACAAATCATGCGTAGGCAGCAAAAAGCATTACTTTCGCTTTTTATTGCTGCTTGTGGCCACGCCTTCCTGGCTTGGCAGGCCTGCCGGCCCCTCAGCCTCACCGCATTTACACTTTTTGGTCTGGAATGAAGTCCTTAGTGTTTTAATCTGTTTCATCTTCTCACCAATGCCTCATTTCCGTTTCCAAAATAGTTCCCAGGCTCTATGGAGAGTGAGCCACAGACTCGTGCATACGTACCAGAAAagtggggtttcttttcttttttttcttttttcttttcttttcttttctcttctccctccctccctccctttctcccttttttgaTGTTGAAGATCGAACCTAGGGCCTTCTAGCATGTAGCCAAGGGCTCTCCTACTGAGTTAGACACCTAGCTCCTTGCTCATccattgcttctgcctccagcgATGTTTTTAGGGTTCCGTCCCAAGTCTTAGGCACTCCTCCAGTCCCGACTGTTCCCCCAATTCCTCCCTGTGCCGCCCACCCATTCCAAACTTGCCTTCATCCTCTGTATCGGACCTTGTTCCTCCTAAGCTAGGCTTTACAAGTTTGCTCTTTGGCCCCCTGGTTCTTTCTTGATAGACCTCTGAGCCCCTTCCCACTCAAGTCACGATTTCTCGGCTTGCTGCTGCTGTTAGCTTTCCCCTGCCCTCTGGGCATACGATCTGCTCCCAGCCTGGTCTCTGCCTTGGTCACGTCCCTAAACCTCTTTCAGCTCTAGTACAGCCTTCTGAGCACGCCCCTAGTCCCTTGACTCTGCGCGCCCCTTATTCTCTTTCTGCCGAAGCTATGCCTGACTGCCTCCTGCTGCTCCTTTGCCCCTGGCTACACCCGTCCACTCTGTCGAGGCTTTTCACTCCCCTAAcataacccccccccacacacacacacacctgtctctcGCCCGGCTTTCTcgtctcccttcctctcccctcccctaaaGCCCCGCCTTCGGGGTTTCCTCTGCCCCGTCCCCTGGGCCTGGCCACGCCCCAGAGCCACACCCCCTCCTGTCGGAGCCTCGCCTTCTAGGCCAAACGCTTTCCGAACCTCGTCTGCTGGCCTCGGCTCGCCACGTCTCCAGGCTCTGGCTACGCCCTGAGCCCCCTCCTTGCCGGAGCCACGCCTTCTGGGTGGCCCCTTGGCCCCCTGGCCCCCTCTGGGTTAGCTGCAAGTTTTTAGCGACACTTGCTGGCCACGCCCCCGGGACGCCCCGAGCCCGCCTTCTGGGTTTGCTGTCCGCCTTCCATCATGGCTCTAGCCACGCCTTGTATCCCCTCCTCACCCAAGCCACACCTCGGTTTGCCTCCCCCAGCCTCACCGCTGCTCAAGTCTGGCCTACTCAGTCTCCAGTCCCTGCCTACCACCGATCTTCCAGCCGGGCGGGCCCAGCCCCGGGGCCTCAGCCTCTACCTAGGAAAGGAAGGTAGTGCTCCTCTGCAGGCGTCCGAAAGTCGCACCGGTTTGGCCAGTCCGGCCACCTCAGCGCCCTCAGGGGAGCGCGGGCCTTGCCGCCACCGGAAACGGAAGCGCAGGACAGCAGGACCATGGCGACGCTGTTTGACCTCCCAGACTTGGTGCTCTTGGAGATCTTCTCATACCTCCCGGTCCGGGACCGGATCCGCATCTCCAGGTGCGGCCCCGCTCCTCGGGGGAAAGAGCCGGGCAGGGGCTCAGCAGGAGATGCGAATCCGGTCCCATCAGGCCGGGGTCGTTCTAATGGCCGGTCCACTCCTCCAGGGTCTGTCACCGCTGGAAGAAGCTAGTGGACGACCGGTGGTTGTGGCGACATGTCGACCTGACGCTCTACACGGTATGCGATAGGCGGGACCCGCGGACAGTTCACGGAGAGCCAGCCTCCTGCCCAGAAGTGGGGTTCGCTATGTTTTTGCTTTCTAGTGTTTATTTGCtcgttttgtttattaatttttctttctagattttttgtttgtttctttgggggaggggaggttgttttgagacagggtctctagacctgactggcctcacACTTTCTTAAGAAGCTGAGGataatcttgaatttctgatccacCTCGACCTTCTAAAACAAGGATtaccagtgtgggtccctgtgaCCGGTTTCTGTGATGCTGGCAATGAAATTTTGGCTCCCTGAGAGCTAGGAAAGCACTTTACTGATTGGGCCGAGGGCTTCCAGCTCACTACCCCTGACCTCAACCTCCTTGGTGCTAAGATTACACAGGTGTAGGCCACCTTGTCTGGCCCAGAagtatttggtttttatttgtctcccatccaagtactaaccaggcccgaccctgcttagcttccgagatcagatgAGATCGGGTGCGTTCAGGGTATGTGGCCGTAgacttggtttttatttgttgcccccctccccccccaagacaggatttctctgtagcccgGCTtacttggaactcactttatcCTCTTTCCTTTGGCTCTAAAGGTGGAGCTTGCACCGACACGCCCAGCTGGTTtggtttttcctccctccctccctccctccctccctccctccctccctccctccctccctccctcctctcccctcctctccctcctctccctcccttccttcctttggttttttctttctttccttccttccttccttccttctttcctttccttttctttccagggttcctctgtgtaacagccttgtctgtcctggaacttgccctgtagttcaggctggcctcgaactcaggagatccacctccctctgagtcccaaatactgggattaaaggtgtgcaccaccactgccgagcttggttggtttggttttgaagtGAGTTTAATGTTGTGATTTCCTGCATGTCTATCCTGGCACTAGTCCATACCTTCTCAGCAACCCCCAGACCTCAGTTTCTCATCCAAGAAATGGGGATTAAAAAGAGTGCTTATTTGACCCTAGTGAAGCCCTGGACTCTATCCCTAACACCAGGAGATAAGAAAAAGTACCTGCCTGTCTGATGTATTGTAGGACTTAGCCAGTTGCATAGGGAGATGGTTTAGACCATATCCGGTCTCCAGCATATGATAAATGAAAACTTATAgttattattgattttttggttttgttctcttttggtttttgagatggatctcatgtagcccaaaaTAGATTCTAGCTATAACTGTTCATCTCAAAGTGGATAAAGTGGAcaagagtttattctggagccagaTGTGAGTGACTGTGTCTTGAGAATACAGTTAGTCTTCCTCAAATACATGTTTAAACCTAATGGttacatgaaattttatttatttatttatttttgaggcagggtttttgtgtgagtcctggaactcactctctagaccaagcagactggctttgaactctgagaggacttggggtggggggaggctagAGGCTAGACTCTCCTAGTAGCCCTGACAGAGACCAGGCCTCAGATTCAGTTCACTAAATTGGGACAGAGCTAAGCAGACAGTCCTCAGGAAAACCACAGCTGAGGAGCAACCAATCAGCAGGCGCCCCACAGCCTTTTGCTAGCTCAGCAAGTATCCCATGACCCCTTCTGCTGACTCAGcaggcccccccccccaagtctccTGATAACTAGAGATAGCTTCTGTATCCTGCTGCTGGAAGGTCCCCAGTCAGCCCCCAGACTCATCATTCCTCCCTGGAATTCCTCTAACTCCACTTCAAAGAAGCTTTTGACCTTTTGGGGGGTTTGCCATGTATTAATTCCAACGTTGGAATTAATAAAGTGCTCTTGCTGTTGCATACGTGGCTATTGGTCTTTCCTTTGGGATTTCTCTTGGACCCTAACAAACTCAAgagattcctgagtgctggtattaaaagtgttactaccaccgcccagtgaaattttatagtaacagaataGAGAAAGTCATATTTCAAGACACCTTTCAAAAGGagggaccatctctccagcaactacacagaataattttttaaaaaaaaagaaaaagatttaatttcTCTCTGAAAAAGTGGTCAACAAAATCTCTACTGTAAAGCTGAGCCTGGTACAGGCCTATGATCCCagttactacacacacacacacaggctgaggGAAGAAGACCATAAATTcgccctgtcttgaaatacaaattcagaaaagacTTGGAACTGTGACTTTGTTCTAGCATGTTTTCCTGGCCTGTATGCCAGCCACCCTGAGTTCATTCTCCAGTGCCAACAAAAACAAGGGTATGCTCTGAACTGGTGAGGCTGAGTTCACAGCATGTCTTGGATTCCATCCCAACACCAGCAATGAATCTCTTGTTCTGtgtagcttttcttcttctttttggaaaAAGTGTACATTTTTGTGTATGCACAGGTGCAAATGCACGTGTTCAAGAGCATGTAGGGCCAGAGGTTACTGAAGGGCATCttcctcagcttctttctctcacacatttgtgcacatacgtttgtttgtttgcttgctttgttttgtttgacacagggtttcactatgtagcctgaacttggtatgtagaccagactagcctggaatttagagagatccccctgcctccatgcCCACccgtgctgggatcaaaggtgtgtgccacaactctggactgtttgcttgtgtttgagacagactcttccatgaagttGGAGCCTACTGATTGACTAGACAGGCTGGCCAGAACtgtggatcctcctgcctcagtctcccctgtGTGCTGGCTGGGTTTGAGGACATGTTACCCAGCTTTAGGGAAGGAAACTGGTGGAAGAGCCAAATCCCAGGGGGACACCAGAACCCAGATCCCATGCATGTCTGTCACCAGTTAGGTAGGTCTCTGAGAGCCCCTCTACCCCTCACCCAGTCACCCcaatctctggctcttacagatGCGTCCGAAAGTCATGTGGCACCTTCTGCGCCGATACATGGCGTCCAGGCTGCACTCGCTGCGCATGGGTGGCTACCTGTTCTCTGGCTCTCAGGCCCCACAGCTGTCTCCGGCCTTGATGCGGGCCCTGGGCCAGAAGTGCCCCAACCTGAAGCGCCTGTGCCTGCACGTGGCTGACCTGAGCATGGTGCCTATCACCAGCCTGCCCAGCACGCTGAGGACCCTGGAGCTGCACAGCTGCGAGATCTCGATGATCTGGCTGCAGAAGGAGCAGGATCCCACAGTGCTGCCACTGCTGGAATGCATCGTGCTGGACCGAGTGCCAGCCTTCCGGGATGAGCACCTGCAGGGCCTCACCCGCTTCCGAGCCTTGCGCTCGCTGGTGCTGGGCGGCACCTACCGGGTCACCGAGACCGGGCTGGATGCCAGCCTCCAGGAGCTCAGCTACCTGCAGAGACTGGAGGTGCTGGGCTGTACCCTGTCAGCCGACAGCACCCTGCTGGCCATCAGCCGCCACCTCCGAGATGTGCGTAAGATTCGGCTGACCGTTGGAGGCCTCTCAGCTCAAGGCCTGGTCTTCCTGGAAGGAATGCCTGCCCTGGAGAGTTTGTGCTTCCAGGGACCCCTCATCACCCCAGAAATGCCTACACCTGCTCAGATTGTGTCCTCTTGCCTCACCATGCCTAAACTCAGAGTGCTTGAGGTGCaagggctgggctgggagggccaggaggcagagaaggtccTGTGCAAGGGCCTACCCCACTGCATGGTTATTGTCAGGGCCTGTCCCAAAGAATCCATGGATTGGTGGATGTGAAGGCACCACCCATCCATCCCTGGGATCTATCTAGCTTTTAAAGTTGACCTCAGCAGCAAACTGAAGCATGTACATTAATCAGGCTTGAGGAAACTGGAGGTCACAAGGAAAAGAAGCCAGGACCTTGGGGCCTGCAGAGCTGGGGTTTTCTGTCATCTGGATGTCCTCAGCCTTGTCACCCGGTCTCTGGGAGGCCCAGTTCACACATTTAGGAACAGGCATCATTGCTACCTCATGATTCATTTACATATCTTTACCCTCCACCATTTCCCCCAGtacctggggatcaaacccacgGCCTTAGATACATTAAGCCAGCACTGCTGTGCTCCTGAGCAACACTTGGAGTCCTGGATAGCCTTCATCTCTAAAGGACCCCAGAAGACCACTACAGAGGGGC
Proteins encoded in this region:
- the Fbxl12 gene encoding F-box/LRR-repeat protein 12 isoform X1, producing MATLFDLPDLVLLEIFSYLPVRDRIRISRVCHRWKKLVDDRWLWRHVDLTLYTMRPKVMWHLLRRYMASRLHSLRMGGYLFSGSQAPQLSPALMRALGQKCPNLKRLCLHVADLSMVPITSLPSTLRTLELHSCEISMIWLQKEQDPTVLPLLECIVLDRVPAFRDEHLQGLTRFRALRSLVLGGTYRVTETGLDASLQELSYLQRLEVLGCTLSADSTLLAISRHLRDVRKIRLTVGGLSAQGLVFLEGMPALESLCFQGPLITPEMPTPAQIVSSCLTMPKLRVLEVQGLGWEGQEAEKVLCKGLPHCMVIVRACPKESMDWWM
- the Fbxl12 gene encoding F-box/LRR-repeat protein 12 isoform X2; this translates as MRPKVMWHLLRRYMASRLHSLRMGGYLFSGSQAPQLSPALMRALGQKCPNLKRLCLHVADLSMVPITSLPSTLRTLELHSCEISMIWLQKEQDPTVLPLLECIVLDRVPAFRDEHLQGLTRFRALRSLVLGGTYRVTETGLDASLQELSYLQRLEVLGCTLSADSTLLAISRHLRDVRKIRLTVGGLSAQGLVFLEGMPALESLCFQGPLITPEMPTPAQIVSSCLTMPKLRVLEVQGLGWEGQEAEKVLCKGLPHCMVIVRACPKESMDWWM